The sequence TTCGTAGCCTTGAATAACATCTTCGTGTGTTAATGTCAGTGTAATATCATCTAAGCCTCCGACGAGTTTTTCTTTAACCTTTTGGTTGATTTCAAAGGGATACTGCTTATTTTCAGCGGTAATGACTTGCTGTTCCAAATCAATCATAACTTTTGCTGTTCCTGGCAAAGTTGCTAGTTCTTCTCGTTCTTTCAAAGGTAATACAATAGGCAACAATCGATTTTTAGTGCAATTACTAAAAAAAATATCAGCAAAACTGCCTGCAATAATACAATCGAAGCCATAATCAGTTAATGCCCAAGGTGCATGCTCTCGACTTGATCCACAACCGAAATTCTCTCCACTAATTAAGATAGAAGCG comes from Brochothrix thermosphacta DSM 20171 = FSL F6-1036 and encodes:
- the leuD gene encoding 3-isopropylmalate dehydratase small subunit, encoding MKPFKIHEGTTVALMNDNIDTDQIIPKQFLKRIERTGFGRFLFDEWRFLPGHQPNPDFPLNAAERQGASILISGENFGCGSSREHAPWALTDYGFDCIIAGSFADIFFSNCTKNRLLPIVLPLKEREELATLPGTAKVMIDLEQQVITAENKQYPFEINQKVKEKLVGGLDDITLTLTHEDVIQGYEQKHDVRR